From Bacteroidales bacterium:
AAAAAAACATTTTTCATTTTTGGATAAATAATATTTTGGGCTTGCTGAGATTCATCCAAATTTATTACTGGTGCATAAGAAAAAACTGCCTTCGAATTTTCCAAAGCTTTTACTGAGGCATCGACTCCATCTAGCCCATGAAAATAGTCATCTGAATTCAGAAAAGCAATATACTTACCATTGGCTAATTTCAGGCCTTTATTCATCGAATCATAAATTCCCGTATCCACCTCAGAAATATATTTAATCCATTTCCTATTGGCGTAATTATTTAATATATCGATTGTACCATCTGAGGATGCCCCATCAATAATAATATGCTCAATGTTTTCATAAGTTTGGTTGCGTACAGATTCTAAACATTGGCGAAAAGATTTCTCACGACCAGCTTTTATCAGATTTAAAGTGACCGTGACAATAGAAACTAAAGGAGTTGTTTTTGAGTTCATTGCTTTTTTCTTGGATTATCAGTCTTTGTTGTTGATTTCCATAATTGTAAGATGGAGTAATTTACTAAAATAATTAAAGGTGCCGTTATGGGTTAAGGATCGATCATATTATGGTTTTTGATTGATATTTGTGTTCTTCCTCAAGGAGCAGATCCAAAACTTCAAAAAATGATTTATTGTATTTCCATCCAAGCTCATTCTTTGCTTTAAGGTTATCCCCATATATATTGTGTATATCATTTGGTCGGAAGAGATTATGATCAATTATTATCTTATCTTTTGATATTTCAAGTTTATCAAATACATAATAGAGTATATCCTTCAATGAAACGGATGATCCGGAACAAATAGTATAATTTTTTGGAACTTCCTGCTGAAGCATCAACCACATAGCTTGCACATAATCAGGTGCATATCCAAAATCTCTTTTCAAATCAATGTCCCCGACATGAATTGCATCTCGTAAACCATTTTTAATTTCCAAGCCATTTAATATGACCTTTTTTACAAAAAAATTAGGTGTCCGCAAGTATGATTCATGATTAAACAATATACCGGAACAAATAAATAAGTTATATGATTCCCTGTAATTTACCGCAATCCAATGTGCAGAGGCTTTGCTGATCCCATAGGGGCTGGATGGATGGATGATAGATCTTTCTGTAACAGGTAAAACGTCAATATTGCCAAACATATCACTGGATGAAGCCTGGTAGAATTTAATTTTCTTGTCAACTTTTTTTATCGCTTCCAGAATATTAAGTACAGACAATATATTAAAATTGATAGTATCCCATGGT
This genomic window contains:
- a CDS encoding GDP-mannose 4,6-dehydratase translates to MLLDKNYQVIGLVRPDVEESLYGLGYLKILDRVVLRKCNLLDKTNIISILAEYKPVEIYNLAAQSSVGVSFEKPWDTINFNILSVLNILEAIKKVDKKIKFYQASSSDMFGNIDVLPVTERSIIHPSSPYGISKASAHWIAVNYRESYNLFICSGILFNHESYLRTPNFFVKKVILNGLEIKNGLRDAIHVGDIDLKRDFGYAPDYVQAMWLMLQQEVPKNYTICSGSSVSLKDILYYVFDKLEISKDKIIIDHNLFRPNDIHNIYGDNLKAKNELGWKYNKSFFEVLDLLLEEEHKYQSKTII